One Microtus pennsylvanicus isolate mMicPen1 chromosome 3, mMicPen1.hap1, whole genome shotgun sequence DNA window includes the following coding sequences:
- the Mcam gene encoding cell surface glycoprotein MUC18 isoform X2 — protein MGLPRLVCAFLLAACCCCRRVTGVPGEDKQPTPTPDVVEVEVGHTAYLKCGPPQHSSVNFSHVDWFLIHKERQIPIFRVRQGRGQNEPGEYEHRLSLEGTGDALSLSQVTPHDERVFLCKSKRPRLQDHYIELQVYKAPEEPTIQANALGIHVDRQELGEVATCVGRNGYPIPQVIWYKNGRPLQEEENRVQIQSSQIVESSGLYTLQSVLKAQLVKEDKDAQFYCELNYRLPSGNHMKESKEVTVPVFYPAEKVWVEVEPEGLLKEGDHVKIRCLTDGNPQPDFTINKQNPNTGEMEEETTDENGILVLEPAQRQHSGLYQCQSLDLETMITLSSDSQELLVNYVSDVRVNPAAPEAQEGDSLTLTCEAESNQDLEFEWLRDKTGQLLGKGPDLQLNNVKRGAGGQYLCMASVPSVPGLNRTQLVSVGIFGSPWMALKERKVWVQENAVLNLSCEASGHPRPTISWNVNASATEWNPDPQTAVSTLNVLVTPELLETGAECTASNSKGSNTTTIILKLVTLTTLTPDFRQTTGLGTSTVGPHTRANSTSTEKKLPQPESKGVVIVAVIVCILVLAVLGATLYFFYKKGKLPCGRSGKQEITLPPTRKSEFVVEVKSDKLPEEMALLQGSTGDKRAPGDQGEKYIDLRH, from the exons GTGTGCCAGGAGAGGACAAACAGCCTACACCTACACCAGACGTGGTGGAGGTGGAAGTGGGCCACACAGCCTACCTGAAGTGTGGCCCACCGCAGCATTCCTCAGTCAACTTCAGCCACGTGGACTGGTTTTTG ATTCACAAGGAGAGGCAGATACCCATTTTCCGTGTGCGCCAGGGCCGGGGCCAGAATGAACCTGGGGAATACGAGCACCGCCTTAGTCTGGAGGGCACAGGAGATGCTCTGTCCCTGAGTCAAGTCACTCCCCATGATGAGCGTGtattcctctgcaagagcaagcgGCCACGGCTCCAGGATCACTACATTGAGCTCCAAGTCTACA AAGCTCCAGAAGAGCCAACCATCCAGGCCAATGCCTTGGGCATCCACGTGGACAGACAAGAGCTTGGGGAG GTTGCTACCTGTGTGGGGAGGAATGGGTACCCCATTCCTCAAGTCATCTGGTACAAGAATGGTCGGcccctgcaggaggaggagaacc GTGTCCAAATTCAGTCGTCACAGATTGTGGAGTCCAGTGGCTTGTACACCTTGCAGAGTGTTCTGAAGGCACAGCTAGTTAAGGAGGACAAAGACGCCCAATTTTACTGTGAACTCAACTACCGGCTGCCCAGTGGGAACCACATGAAGGAATCTAAGGAGGTCACTGTTCCTGTTTTCT ACCCTGCAGAAAAAGTGTGGGTAGAAGTAGAGCCTGAGGGACTGCTGAAGGAAGGGGACCATGTGAAAATCAGGTGTCTGACGGACGGTAACCCTCAGCCCGACTTCACTATCAACAAGCAG aaccccaacactggggagatggaggaggagaccACCGATGAAAACGGTATCCTGGTCTTGGAACCTGCGCAGAGGCAACACAGTGGGCTCTACCAGTGTCAGAGCCTGGACTTGGAAACTATGATCACCCTGTCAAGTGACTCCCAGGAGCTGCTAGTGAACT ATGTGTCTGATGTTCGAGTGAATCCAGCTGCCCCTGAAGCCCAGGAAGGTGACAGCCTCACACTGACCTGTGAGGCAGAGAGTAACCAGGACCTTGAGTTCGAGTGGCTGAGAGACAAG ACAGGCCAGCTGCTGGGCAAGGGGCCTGACCTCCAGCTAAACAACGTGAAACGGGGAGCAGGGGGACAATATCTCTGCATGGCATCTGTTCCTAGTGTTCCTGGCTTGAATCGCACACAGCTGGTCAGCGTGGGCATTTTTG GGTCCCCGTGGATGGCGTTAAAGGAGAGGAAGGTGTGGGTGCAGGAGAATGCAGTGCTGAACCTGTCTTGTGAGGCTTCAGGACATCCTCGGCCCACCATCTCCTGGAATGTCAACGCCTCG GCAACGGAATGGAACCCAGatccacagacagctgtgagcacccTCAATGTCCTTGTGACCCCAGAGCTGCTGGAGACAGGTGCAGAATGTACAGCCTCCAACTCCAAGGGCtcaaacaccaccaccatcatcctcaAGCTGG tcaCTTTAACCACCCTCACACCCGACTTCCGCCAGACTACTGGCCTCGGCACCTCCACAGTCGGTCCTCATACCAGAGCCAACAGCACCTCCACAG AGAAAAAGCTGCCACAGCCAGAGAGCAAAGGTGTGGTCATTGTGGCTGTGATCGTGTGTATCTTGGTCCTTGCTGTACTGGGTGCTACCCTCTATTTCTTCTACAAGAAGGGCAAACTGCCGTGTGGACGCTCAGGAAAACAAGAGAT cacGCTACCCCCGACTCGTAAGAGTGAATTTGTAGTTGAAGTTAAGTCAGATAAGCTCCCAGAAGAGATGGCTCTCCTACAGGGCAGCACCGGTGACAAGAGGGCTCCAGGAGACCAG gGAGAGAAATACATCGATCTGAGGCATTAG
- the Mcam gene encoding cell surface glycoprotein MUC18 isoform X1, with translation MGLPRLVCAFLLAACCCCRRVTGVPGEDKQPTPTPDVVEVEVGHTAYLKCGPPQHSSVNFSHVDWFLIHKERQIPIFRVRQGRGQNEPGEYEHRLSLEGTGDALSLSQVTPHDERVFLCKSKRPRLQDHYIELQVYKAPEEPTIQANALGIHVDRQELGEVATCVGRNGYPIPQVIWYKNGRPLQEEENRVQIQSSQIVESSGLYTLQSVLKAQLVKEDKDAQFYCELNYRLPSGNHMKESKEVTVPVFYPAEKVWVEVEPEGLLKEGDHVKIRCLTDGNPQPDFTINKQNPNTGEMEEETTDENGILVLEPAQRQHSGLYQCQSLDLETMITLSSDSQELLVNYVSDVRVNPAAPEAQEGDSLTLTCEAESNQDLEFEWLRDKTGQLLGKGPDLQLNNVKRGAGGQYLCMASVPSVPGLNRTQLVSVGIFGSPWMALKERKVWVQENAVLNLSCEASGHPRPTISWNVNASATEWNPDPQTAVSTLNVLVTPELLETGAECTASNSKGSNTTTIILKLVTLTTLTPDFRQTTGLGTSTVGPHTRANSTSTEKKLPQPESKGVVIVAVIVCILVLAVLGATLYFFYKKGKLPCGRSGKQEMERNTSI, from the exons GTGTGCCAGGAGAGGACAAACAGCCTACACCTACACCAGACGTGGTGGAGGTGGAAGTGGGCCACACAGCCTACCTGAAGTGTGGCCCACCGCAGCATTCCTCAGTCAACTTCAGCCACGTGGACTGGTTTTTG ATTCACAAGGAGAGGCAGATACCCATTTTCCGTGTGCGCCAGGGCCGGGGCCAGAATGAACCTGGGGAATACGAGCACCGCCTTAGTCTGGAGGGCACAGGAGATGCTCTGTCCCTGAGTCAAGTCACTCCCCATGATGAGCGTGtattcctctgcaagagcaagcgGCCACGGCTCCAGGATCACTACATTGAGCTCCAAGTCTACA AAGCTCCAGAAGAGCCAACCATCCAGGCCAATGCCTTGGGCATCCACGTGGACAGACAAGAGCTTGGGGAG GTTGCTACCTGTGTGGGGAGGAATGGGTACCCCATTCCTCAAGTCATCTGGTACAAGAATGGTCGGcccctgcaggaggaggagaacc GTGTCCAAATTCAGTCGTCACAGATTGTGGAGTCCAGTGGCTTGTACACCTTGCAGAGTGTTCTGAAGGCACAGCTAGTTAAGGAGGACAAAGACGCCCAATTTTACTGTGAACTCAACTACCGGCTGCCCAGTGGGAACCACATGAAGGAATCTAAGGAGGTCACTGTTCCTGTTTTCT ACCCTGCAGAAAAAGTGTGGGTAGAAGTAGAGCCTGAGGGACTGCTGAAGGAAGGGGACCATGTGAAAATCAGGTGTCTGACGGACGGTAACCCTCAGCCCGACTTCACTATCAACAAGCAG aaccccaacactggggagatggaggaggagaccACCGATGAAAACGGTATCCTGGTCTTGGAACCTGCGCAGAGGCAACACAGTGGGCTCTACCAGTGTCAGAGCCTGGACTTGGAAACTATGATCACCCTGTCAAGTGACTCCCAGGAGCTGCTAGTGAACT ATGTGTCTGATGTTCGAGTGAATCCAGCTGCCCCTGAAGCCCAGGAAGGTGACAGCCTCACACTGACCTGTGAGGCAGAGAGTAACCAGGACCTTGAGTTCGAGTGGCTGAGAGACAAG ACAGGCCAGCTGCTGGGCAAGGGGCCTGACCTCCAGCTAAACAACGTGAAACGGGGAGCAGGGGGACAATATCTCTGCATGGCATCTGTTCCTAGTGTTCCTGGCTTGAATCGCACACAGCTGGTCAGCGTGGGCATTTTTG GGTCCCCGTGGATGGCGTTAAAGGAGAGGAAGGTGTGGGTGCAGGAGAATGCAGTGCTGAACCTGTCTTGTGAGGCTTCAGGACATCCTCGGCCCACCATCTCCTGGAATGTCAACGCCTCG GCAACGGAATGGAACCCAGatccacagacagctgtgagcacccTCAATGTCCTTGTGACCCCAGAGCTGCTGGAGACAGGTGCAGAATGTACAGCCTCCAACTCCAAGGGCtcaaacaccaccaccatcatcctcaAGCTGG tcaCTTTAACCACCCTCACACCCGACTTCCGCCAGACTACTGGCCTCGGCACCTCCACAGTCGGTCCTCATACCAGAGCCAACAGCACCTCCACAG AGAAAAAGCTGCCACAGCCAGAGAGCAAAGGTGTGGTCATTGTGGCTGTGATCGTGTGTATCTTGGTCCTTGCTGTACTGGGTGCTACCCTCTATTTCTTCTACAAGAAGGGCAAACTGCCGTGTGGACGCTCAGGAAAACAAGAGAT gGAGAGAAATACATCGATCTGA